The Mesobacillus jeotgali genome window below encodes:
- the helD gene encoding RNA polymerase recycling motor HelD yields MEEKQLQDLEMEQERVESIIKEIDKKAEKWNESSSDVGSDALEIRKTFWEDVTVNFDEADDVAETFTSIKQQAALLSERERTQSQMIKQLQTLSRLRFSPYFGRVDFKDDVEDTAEQIYLGIATLMDEQEENFLIYDWRAPISGLYYDYSPGPANYKTETDTIEGIMELKRQFVIKGGKITAMFETGVTIGDEMLQEVLGNNADTQMKTIVATIQKEQNQIIRNDSSSLIVVQGVAGSGKTSAAMQRVAYLLYKYRNIITSENIMLFSPNPLFNSYVATVLPELGEENMQQATFQEYLSTRFGNEYDLEDPFEQMEFLLEADKNENYFERIESIRFKASLAFKDLLDQYAEKLAGETLVFKSLGINKRAIISKKEIAAYYASLDQSISIPNRVQLVKEWLLKELKRKAKAELSQEWVEKEIQFLEKEDYLEAFKTSQQKQGEADDTYHDFDREQKWLSEMVVKRRFKPLFNAVKKLKFINIRAVFMDFFKESQIMSESLPKNWGTTCEQSISNLENRFIVYEDATPFLYLQDLIEGRKSNTSIRHVFVDEAQDYTPFQFAYIKRLFPYSKMTLLGDINQAIYSGPTGAQTILADSALDSGEMELYRLTKTYRSTKQIVEFTRQLIQGGEMIEPFNRTGPKPVIVQTCESRDHIPKVNDLISELQRSGHKNIAVICKTAKESKAAFEGVKKVHDTRLIEKGTMTFENGVNVVPTYLAKGIEFDAVIIYDSSVYTRTEERKLLYTACTRAMHELYILSAGELSPLIKEVDPHLYSLI; encoded by the coding sequence ATGGAAGAAAAGCAACTACAAGACTTGGAAATGGAACAGGAACGTGTTGAATCCATCATAAAGGAAATTGATAAAAAAGCAGAAAAGTGGAATGAGAGTTCAAGTGATGTAGGCTCTGATGCTCTTGAAATCCGCAAAACCTTTTGGGAGGACGTTACGGTCAACTTTGATGAAGCTGATGATGTAGCGGAAACCTTCACGAGTATCAAGCAGCAGGCTGCTCTTTTATCAGAGCGTGAACGGACTCAATCTCAAATGATCAAGCAACTGCAGACTTTGTCTCGCCTTAGGTTTTCTCCCTATTTTGGCAGAGTCGATTTTAAAGATGACGTTGAAGACACAGCGGAGCAAATATACTTAGGCATCGCCACTCTAATGGATGAGCAGGAAGAAAACTTCTTGATCTATGACTGGAGAGCACCGATTTCCGGTCTTTATTATGATTACTCCCCCGGTCCTGCGAATTATAAAACCGAAACGGATACAATTGAAGGAATAATGGAACTAAAGAGACAGTTTGTCATCAAAGGCGGAAAGATTACAGCAATGTTTGAAACCGGGGTTACCATTGGTGACGAAATGCTTCAGGAAGTCCTCGGCAATAATGCCGATACCCAGATGAAAACGATAGTGGCTACGATCCAGAAGGAACAGAACCAGATCATTCGAAATGACTCAAGCAGTCTTATTGTTGTACAGGGCGTGGCTGGAAGCGGCAAAACTTCTGCTGCCATGCAGCGAGTTGCTTACCTGCTTTACAAGTACAGGAATATCATCACATCAGAAAATATCATGCTATTCTCACCGAATCCGCTTTTCAATAGCTATGTTGCGACGGTATTACCGGAGCTTGGTGAAGAAAATATGCAGCAGGCCACTTTCCAGGAGTATCTTTCAACGCGTTTCGGCAATGAATATGATCTGGAAGATCCTTTTGAACAAATGGAGTTCTTGCTTGAAGCAGATAAAAACGAGAATTATTTTGAACGGATAGAAAGCATCCGCTTTAAAGCAAGTTTGGCCTTTAAAGACTTACTGGATCAATACGCAGAGAAATTAGCCGGCGAGACGCTGGTTTTTAAGAGTTTAGGCATTAATAAACGAGCCATCATCTCAAAGAAAGAGATCGCTGCATACTATGCTTCACTTGATCAGAGTATTTCAATCCCCAATAGAGTTCAGCTTGTAAAGGAATGGCTACTAAAAGAGCTTAAGAGAAAAGCAAAAGCGGAATTGTCCCAGGAATGGGTGGAGAAAGAGATCCAGTTTCTTGAAAAGGAAGATTATCTAGAGGCATTCAAAACCAGCCAGCAAAAACAAGGAGAAGCAGATGATACCTACCATGATTTTGACCGGGAGCAGAAATGGCTATCTGAAATGGTAGTCAAAAGACGCTTCAAACCATTATTCAATGCGGTGAAAAAATTAAAATTCATTAATATAAGAGCCGTTTTCATGGATTTCTTTAAGGAAAGCCAGATCATGTCTGAATCCTTACCGAAAAATTGGGGGACCACCTGTGAACAGTCCATAAGCAATCTGGAAAATAGATTTATTGTCTATGAAGATGCAACTCCTTTTCTTTATCTTCAGGATTTGATTGAAGGCAGGAAATCGAACACATCGATTCGTCATGTTTTCGTAGATGAAGCACAGGACTATACTCCATTCCAGTTTGCGTATATAAAAAGGCTGTTCCCGTATAGTAAGATGACACTGCTCGGAGATATAAACCAGGCAATTTATTCAGGACCTACCGGGGCCCAGACGATTCTGGCGGATTCAGCACTTGATTCTGGAGAAATGGAACTTTACAGGCTTACAAAGACTTACAGGTCAACAAAGCAAATTGTAGAATTTACCCGCCAGCTGATTCAAGGCGGAGAAATGATTGAACCTTTTAATCGAACGGGACCAAAGCCGGTTATCGTCCAGACCTGTGAAAGCAGAGACCATATTCCTAAGGTTAATGATTTGATTTCCGAGCTTCAAAGGTCAGGCCATAAAAACATCGCGGTTATTTGTAAAACAGCCAAGGAGAGTAAGGCTGCTTTCGAGGGAGTCAAAAAAGTACATGACACGAGGCTGATCGAAAAAGGCACCATGACGTTTGAAAATGGCGTTAATGTGGTGCCGACATACCTGGCAAAAGGGATCGAGTTTGACGCGGTGATCATTTATGATTCATCTGTCTATACAAGGACTGAGGAAAGGAAATTGTTATATACTGCATGTACAAGGGCAATGCATGAATTGTATATCCTGTCAGCAGGGGAACTTAGTCCGCTTATTAAAGAAGTTGATCCACACCTATATAGTCTGATATAA
- a CDS encoding S8 family peptidase produces the protein MRSTKVFFLGSALLLLLAVTAGGVFRSDTDGGERGQKIQSAEQPIMLERSMAKVNNVKMGEKIKTQLDTQDEITLIFHNKKNTSHYYDHEAAVDFVNEPSSEEIDEITRDIKGWVIKHLNSIYIFRSTVMETPEMIQYFKQRQNIEYAEPNFILMQNEVNGPNDLLYQENYQWNLPVIGTEQGWNVTRGNEEVQIAIVDTGVDLDHPDLRNRLVKGYNVIDEKSEPDDDNGHGTHVAGIIASETNNNQGVAGMTWFSKIMPVKAMGAKGYGTTFDIAKGIVWAVDQGADVINLSLGNYQPSKVLEEAVRYAYENNVVMVSAAGNDASNQPTYPSAYPEVLSVAAVDYNGNRASFSNYGDYIDIAAPGVYIPSTYFNEQYAALSGTSMAAPHVAGLAALIKSANPGLKSSQVIRIIKNSAIDLGEQGKDINFGNGLIDVNSALQEASKEVPGINKNENSLFEWLR, from the coding sequence ATGAGAAGCACGAAGGTGTTCTTTCTTGGGTCGGCACTGCTCCTTCTTCTTGCTGTCACTGCCGGCGGTGTATTCAGAAGTGACACTGATGGAGGAGAACGGGGGCAAAAAATTCAGTCTGCGGAACAACCAATCATGCTGGAACGGTCCATGGCAAAGGTAAACAATGTTAAGATGGGGGAGAAAATCAAGACTCAACTTGATACCCAAGATGAAATCACGTTAATCTTTCATAATAAAAAGAATACAAGTCATTATTATGACCATGAAGCCGCAGTAGACTTTGTTAATGAACCAAGCTCGGAGGAAATAGACGAAATAACCCGGGATATCAAAGGCTGGGTCATCAAGCATCTGAATTCCATCTATATTTTCAGATCAACTGTAATGGAAACACCTGAAATGATACAGTATTTTAAACAAAGACAGAATATCGAATATGCTGAACCAAATTTCATCTTGATGCAAAATGAAGTGAATGGACCTAATGACCTGCTTTACCAGGAAAACTATCAGTGGAACTTACCGGTAATCGGTACGGAACAAGGATGGAATGTGACCCGTGGCAATGAAGAAGTTCAAATTGCGATTGTGGATACAGGAGTGGATTTGGATCATCCAGATTTAAGAAACCGACTTGTCAAGGGCTACAATGTGATTGATGAGAAATCAGAGCCGGATGATGATAATGGACATGGAACCCATGTAGCCGGAATTATTGCTTCGGAAACGAATAATAACCAGGGTGTTGCCGGAATGACCTGGTTCAGCAAAATCATGCCGGTCAAAGCGATGGGAGCTAAAGGTTATGGTACGACTTTTGATATTGCAAAAGGAATCGTCTGGGCCGTTGACCAGGGTGCCGATGTAATTAACCTAAGTCTTGGCAATTATCAGCCTTCAAAGGTTCTTGAAGAAGCTGTCCGCTATGCTTATGAGAATAATGTGGTCATGGTTTCTGCAGCCGGCAATGACGCTTCAAATCAGCCTACCTACCCTTCTGCCTATCCGGAAGTCTTAAGTGTTGCTGCAGTAGATTATAATGGAAACCGGGCAAGCTTTTCTAACTATGGGGATTATATTGATATAGCCGCACCAGGAGTCTATATCCCCAGCACCTACTTTAATGAACAGTATGCCGCACTTTCAGGCACATCAATGGCCGCTCCGCATGTCGCCGGCCTAGCCGCGCTTATTAAATCTGCCAACCCTGGTTTAAAAAGCTCTCAAGTCATAAGGATCATCAAAAATTCCGCGATTGACCTTGGAGAGCAAGGAAAAGATATAAATTTTGGCAATGGCTTGATTGATGTGAATTCAGCATTGCAGGAAGCAAGTAAAGAGGTGCCAGGCATCAACAAAAATGAAAATTCTTTATTTGAATGGTTAAGGTAA
- the parE gene encoding DNA topoisomerase IV subunit B yields MARNQQAFDYNDDAIQVLEGLEAVRKRPGMYIGSTDTRGLHHLVYEIVDNSVDEALGGYGNQIIVKIHKDNSVSVQDKGRGMPTGMHKLGKPTPEVILTVLHAGGKFGQGGYKTSGGLHGVGASVVNALSEWLVVTIKRDGFVYEQRFENGGKPVTTLEKIGKTNQTGTIIHFKPDPEIFSTLTYNYDTLSERLRESAFLLKGLKIELIDERNDVKDVFHFETGIQAFVEYLNEEKDVLHPVVSFEGDNSQIEVEFAFQFNDGYSENVLSFVNNVRTKDGGTHEAGAKTAMTRVFNEYARKVGLLKEKDKNLEGADIREGLAGIVSVRIPEELLQFEGQTKGKLGTSEARSAVDSVVSEHLSYFLEENPDISTLLIKKSIKAYQAREAARKAREDARSGKKRKRSDAMLSGKLTPAQSKNPAKNELYLVEGDSAGGSAKQGRDRKFQAVLPLRGKVINTEKAKLQDIFKNEEINTIIHAIGAGVGSDFNVQDINYDKIVIMTDADTDGAHIQVLLLTFFYRYMKPLIEAGKVFIALPPLYKVSKGTGKKEIIEYAWSDEELKDAMKKVGKGYIIQRYKGLGEMNADQLWETTMDPETRTLIRVRIDDAARAERRVTTLMGDKVEPRRKWIESNVAFGLEEDGNILENENISVAEEVTEE; encoded by the coding sequence GTGGCAAGAAATCAGCAAGCTTTTGATTATAATGATGATGCCATACAGGTACTGGAAGGCCTTGAAGCGGTACGCAAAAGGCCGGGTATGTATATCGGCAGCACAGATACAAGAGGACTACATCACCTCGTTTATGAAATCGTTGATAACTCAGTAGACGAAGCACTCGGCGGCTACGGCAATCAGATCATCGTCAAAATCCATAAAGATAATTCAGTCAGTGTCCAGGATAAAGGCCGTGGGATGCCTACTGGTATGCACAAGCTCGGCAAACCGACTCCCGAGGTAATCCTTACCGTCCTGCACGCAGGGGGCAAATTTGGACAGGGCGGATATAAAACGAGCGGTGGATTACATGGTGTGGGTGCTTCCGTTGTTAACGCATTATCAGAATGGCTGGTTGTAACCATAAAACGTGATGGGTTTGTCTATGAACAGCGTTTTGAGAATGGCGGCAAGCCAGTGACTACACTCGAAAAGATCGGTAAGACGAACCAAACGGGAACAATCATCCACTTTAAACCAGACCCTGAAATATTTTCTACATTAACTTATAACTATGATACCCTTTCGGAACGCCTTAGAGAGTCTGCCTTTTTGTTAAAAGGGTTAAAAATAGAGTTGATCGATGAACGCAATGATGTGAAAGATGTCTTCCATTTCGAAACTGGTATTCAGGCATTCGTTGAATACTTGAACGAAGAAAAAGATGTGCTTCATCCAGTTGTCAGTTTCGAAGGGGACAATAGCCAGATAGAAGTTGAGTTTGCCTTTCAATTTAATGATGGTTACTCAGAGAATGTGCTCTCATTCGTAAACAATGTCCGTACGAAAGATGGCGGAACGCATGAAGCGGGTGCCAAAACAGCAATGACCAGGGTGTTCAATGAATATGCCCGCAAGGTTGGATTGCTTAAGGAAAAAGACAAAAACCTCGAAGGAGCAGACATCCGGGAAGGATTAGCAGGAATTGTCTCTGTGCGTATTCCAGAGGAGCTGCTGCAATTTGAAGGCCAGACAAAGGGAAAACTAGGGACTAGTGAAGCTAGATCTGCCGTCGACTCAGTCGTTTCAGAGCATCTTTCCTATTTCCTTGAAGAAAATCCTGATATTAGTACATTGCTAATTAAGAAGTCCATCAAGGCGTACCAGGCTCGTGAAGCTGCCCGTAAAGCACGCGAGGATGCAAGGAGCGGCAAAAAGAGAAAGAGATCAGACGCAATGTTATCCGGCAAGCTGACTCCAGCTCAATCCAAGAATCCTGCAAAAAATGAACTATATCTTGTTGAGGGTGATTCTGCAGGCGGTTCTGCCAAGCAGGGCCGTGATAGAAAGTTCCAGGCTGTGCTCCCACTGCGCGGTAAAGTTATCAATACAGAAAAAGCAAAGCTTCAGGACATCTTCAAGAACGAAGAAATCAACACGATCATTCATGCAATTGGTGCAGGTGTGGGGTCTGACTTCAATGTACAAGACATCAACTATGACAAAATTGTCATCATGACGGATGCTGATACTGACGGGGCCCATATACAGGTGCTGTTATTGACATTCTTTTACAGATATATGAAGCCGCTGATTGAAGCCGGAAAGGTATTCATTGCACTGCCGCCTTTATATAAGGTCAGCAAGGGTACAGGCAAGAAAGAAATCATCGAATATGCCTGGAGCGACGAAGAGCTGAAGGATGCGATGAAGAAGGTCGGCAAAGGCTATATCATCCAGCGTTATAAAGGTCTTGGAGAAATGAACGCAGACCAGCTATGGGAAACGACAATGGATCCGGAGACCAGGACATTGATCCGCGTACGAATTGACGATGCAGCAAGAGCGGAACGAAGAGTGACGACCCTTATGGGTGATAAGGTGGAACCACGCAGGAAGTGGATCGAATCCAATGTGGCTTTTGGTCTTGAAGAAGATGGAAACATCCTTGAAAATGAAAATATTTCAGTTGCAGAGGAGGTTACTGAAGAATGA